CATGTCATCCTCTGGATTCATCGTAGACAACGTCTAATATAATTTTTCGTATAAAGGAAAATATTCAAAGTCAACACAAGGAAAAATGGTTTACTAAAAATTCTCAGAAAACATCATTTATAGGATCACAAAGTTATTAAAATAACCATAAGACACAAAACTAAACAAGAATTATTAAAACTCCCAAAAGTCATCATTCATAGATTTGGTTTGTTATAAGAACATTCATAAGTCACCATCCTTCCTTAGTTTATGCGTGCCTTATTCTCCATCTTTAATAAATAGAACCTTCACCTAGTAGCTCTGTCTTTCTCCAATTCGATACATGTGCTTTACGAGAGTGGCGTAAGGTTATTTAAGGTGTACGTGTAAGGTAGGGTTTGTTAGCGTAGATTTTTTCTATTAACGTGTCGGGTCTTTTTGTGTGGATCATGGATCAAAAAAAAAAATTTTGGATCGGATAAAGGGGAATCGTTATTTTTAAACGCGTTTTTAATTTCTAAACGCATGTACTCTTATATAAGAAAAAATGTGTAATTAACTTGAAATAAATAGTTTAGGTGGATATTTGATGAATCATTTAATTTTGTGGGGGTTAGGAGAAGAGCTTAAAAGTATAGGGGGATTGACTGTGGGTTTAAGTAGTTTGGGGGGCGTAGAGAAGTCAAACCTTAAAACTATGACTTGCTTCGCTTATAATTATTCTACCGAATATAAGTTATTTTCAGAAAAGATATGACATCTATTATAAGAAATTTCAATATACAAAAGAATTTATAATGTTTTTAAAATATATTATTGATTTTGAAGTATCCAAAACAAGTATTATTAGGTTTGAAACAATATTAAGTACTCTCTTTTAAAATTAAATATTTCAATGAATAAATCAAGTATTATTAGGTTTGAAACAATATTAAGTACTCTCTTTTAAAATAAAATCATGATCAATAAAAAATATAGCTAATAGAATAATAATATAAAGCTGTACTAACGTCTAAATATCAAATTACTAGATAGTTTTCTACACAAAGCGCATAAATAATATTTTTTAAAATTATTTTATTCGAAAAATAAAAGAATTGTATTTTCCATTACATTTAGTTTGAAGTTCATTAATTTTAAAAATATAAAGTAATCATTTGTAGTTTTGATTAGTTTAATTTCTTCTCTGATTGTATTTAAATTAGTTTAATTTAATAAAATTATTTTTCATATATTTTAAAAATAATTTATATAATATTTTATTTCATTTTAAAATTAAAATAAAACTTAATGTTTTTTGTTTTAGCTTAAAACATTAACTTATAAAATATTAATTAAACCTAATGAATTGAATGATGATCACTCCATTAAATTATTTTATTGCAACTAAATTTTATTTAGAAAATTGATTATAGGCTTATCTTCACATTGAGTAATAAACTTAACTATAAATTTACGTATTTAAATATACACAAAAATATTTATATAAATTTTAATCTTTGATATGATATTAAGATTATTAAAATGTCTAAAAATCTTGTCAAAATGTAAATATCTATAATAAATTGATCATGTTACAATAATTTTAACATCATGTAATAAATTTTTAAAATTAATATTATATTATTTATAAGGAAAATGATAATGGCACAAAATTTTAATAGCAATACTATATTCTTTGAAACATATGTTTAAAAAATATAAATTTTTTGAAAATATGAAGCACATATTATTTTGCAAGAAATAAATTATTTTTAGATTTTAAAATATTATAAATGCTATAATATAAAGCACAATTTATTTACATATTATATTGTAAAACATTTTAAATGGTATAATATAAATCAATTTTTATTTATATTTTTGAAAAAATCACAAACATAAACAATATATAGAACAATGTAATCATGTAAATATAAGTATACAATGAAATGTCTTTTTGCAGTTTTACCATATATGGATGATTTCTCATTTAGAAACATTGAAAATATATAAACTACTTATTAAATAAATGAATGTTTTAATATTTATCTAAGTTTACCATATAATTATTATTTTATATGTGAATTTCTATAATTAAACTTTGTGTCGTAATTGTGTTAGACCACATCATAATTAGATATGATCTATGTCATCATTTTTAATCGGCCGTGTCACTATTTTTTTTTAATGATTGTGGTGGAAACACATAAGCAATCACTTAATAAATAATGTATAACATTAATTAGTTAGACAACAACATAGTATCAAAGAAGAAGAAGAATGACGACATATGAGTAAGACCATCTCCGATCCACCTATATTTTCATCTCTATTTTTATCCTAAATTAGAAAAACTCTATTATAGATGTGAATTTGCTCTGATGTATGTCTTTATAATAGAGTTTCTCTATTTTTAGGAAGAAATTATAGAAAATTACTATTTTCATCTCTAAATATAGAGACAAAAGTAAGATTTTGCTATGTATTCCTTTAAAATAGAGAAATTCTATAAAAATAGAGTCATACATTGAAGCAAAATCACCACTATAATAAAAAATTTTATTTTAAAGGAAAATATAGAAATATACATCGGTGATAGTCTAAGTCAGACCTGGAGCCAAAAAAATGTAGGCTATGGGGGCATCAAAACAATTTAATTTCTTAGTTAATGGGGGAATAATGGCAAAATATTACTAATTTACTAAAGATCAACTAAATATTCAGCTAAGTAAATAAAATCCTTAAATATACTGGGTCAGCTTCCGCCTCTATCCATGTTGTAGCTCCACCCCTGCATGGTGAGGTAAGGCAATGAGTGCATGGCCTTTGCTCTTGGGCCAAGATTTTTTGAGCTTCGTTTGCTTTACGTAAAGTTGGTTATGTTCGTAAAGTCCTGTTGTTTTCGGAAACTTGCATGTCACTCGCACGGTTTTATTTGTGATGATATGTTTGGTTTTATTTACCCATGGATTTTTCTTCTATGTGGTGATTTTGTGGTGTTATTTTCATGTTGAGTTTCGTGGGAATTTAGGAAGATTAATCAATCGTGCCAGTGAATTTTATCTTTGTCTTCAAAGAAAATATTCCAGTGGAGATATGTTATTTGAAGAGAAAATTCATATACAAGTAAAGGAAAAAAAGTAATGCAGTATAATGTAAAAGATTGATACAATATAGATATCAAGTAAAGTATGAGTTTTTTAGATCCAAAAAATAATGCAGTATAATGTAAAAGATTGATACAATATAGATATCAAATAAAGATTGATCATGCAAATTAATGTTGACCACTATAACTAAAGAAACCAAAAAGTCTAGAATTGTCTGAAAAGTTATGTAAGTATAATACCGAGAGGGTCTCTTCGCATCACTTACTCTCTTCTTGGTAACAGAATGTATTTCATATGTTGGTCTGCAGATCGCATGGATTCTTGTCTATAGCTTGGCACACTATTAGAGTATTAAACCAATTAGTCCAATTGTATTTCGGTATAAGAGTTGCTAGCATTTCGTAGACGAACAAGACTTTGGAACATTGAAAAGTTCCATGTCCAAGTGTCCGAGAAGAAAAGCTTCGGCACTAAATAAAGTCTTCATCTTTTACTAGTCAAAAAATGATGTCCATAACTTGTCAAAGGCAAACACAGATATGTATATCCCATTATCATATTACAGTACAACTTAACTAAAATCATGTGAATACTAAGCAAAAAAAAAAATCACCCAGTCAAAATAACCCTACAACTCTCCGTTAATCTTATAATAGATGCAATCATATCATGCAACAACCCAAAAAAATCGCCACCTTGTAATCAATCATCTACTTGGGTTTTTGGTAGTGATAACTGTAAACGCAGTGCACCAATCTCGTCTCACTGAATCTTGAACCTTGCCCTCCCCAACAAAAGGTGTCCAAGCTTCTTCTCCTGCGTTTCCCATACACCAGCTTACCTCCTCTGGTGGATTCTCAAAATCAAAGTTCAACGGAGACAATGCCGGCGTCTCTTTAGCCTTTCTGCTGGATTTGTTCCTTCCTTTGCCTTCCAAATGCTGCAAATACAAGATGCCATAAGTAATCACGAGTATGAAAAATGCGAAAGGTTCAAACTTTAAACTCACGTCTGAACTGGAACCAGTGTTCTTTGCTTTCTTGCTTCCTTTCTTAGGGGTGGTTCCATGTTCCAAGTAGTAGAGTACTTCGGTCCTGGACCGAAACTTACGTCCTGTGATTGGTTCGAGATAGTACTACAAAAAAAAAAAAAAAACAGAATAATACACAATAGTATGTCATAATAACTCTTTAACAAAATCAATCTCTGCATTGGACGTTACAAATCATCAATGACAATCTTTACCTAAAGTGGATCCCACCAGAGGAATCTAGCTAACGATAATCAAATTTATAACGGCCTTAGCACATTAACACACATCTATTACAAGAACACACTTCAAACTAAGAATCCACAATTCGAGCTACGACGCGGCACTTTTGGAGATGAGATTTGATATATATATACCTTGTCCACGGAACCAGCTGTAGCGCCGGAGGCTCGAACCTTATCTTCGACTCTCCAGCCAGGTGGCAGCCAGCTGTTGTCTAACGGCGCCGAACGCTTCCGCGACTTCGATTCCGAGTTAGCCGGCGATGGATTCACCTGATCTGACATCCCGATTGCTTCGCTTCCTCCCTGAACCGGCGGCTGCGTCGCGCTGCTTCCTAGGGCTCCGTCGGCGGCGGGGGTGGGGGAGGAGATGAAGGAGCCGGTGGAGAGAAGCGGGTCGGGAGGGAAGTCGCCGGGGATAGATCCGGGTTGGGTTACGTGATCCGACGGTGTGGAGATTGACATGGGAGTTAGTTAGAGATCTCGATGCTTCGATGTGATTCGTGCTCTCTGTTTCTGGGGTTTCGAGTTCAGTCAAAGTTAAAAACCGAAATCGAATAATACTAAAATCACTCTTATCTGTATTGCTACCCGCACTGTACCGAACCGTCTTGTTTGTTAACTCTTTCACTAGATCCTGAGCGGATAATTTACGGTTTTTGATTATTTAATTAACTAAATGATGTATTTGTAATATTTAATATATTATATTCATTAAGTAAATTATTTTTTTTAGATCTTAAATCATTGATTTATGACGAATAGTCGATATCATATAAACAAATTGAACATATGCACGTAATTAGAGAATTGTATACGATATATAAAAACAATGGTTATGAATGTAAAATATGAAGAAATATTATATAATGCCTTAGTATGGCATAAAAGATTGTAAATTATTTATACATATTTAAAGAAAATACAATGATTTTTTAAACTTATATGAAGAATTTAACATATAAAAACAGCTGATTTATGTAAATAATTTTAGATGTTTTATTAATAATAAATTATTTATATTTTTTGTTTTGAGATAAAGATAAAAATTAAATGTCCATAACCCAATTATGTTAAAAGACCTTATTAAGAAACCCATGTGATTATCATTAAGGTAACTGAAAAAGACAAACAATAAAATAGGAAGTTTAAATTCATTTAAGCATATTTCATTAATGTAACTGAAAAGACAAGTAATAAATTAGACAGTTTTATTCGTTTTAGGATATTTCATAAATGCAACTGAAAAAGACAAGAAAAAAATAGAGAATTTAATTAACGAAGAAAAAATATTTTCAAATAGGTACTTCTCTTTTAATAATATAGATTCATTAACCAAGACATGATAGTTGTCTCAAGTTAATCATTTTTTAATTATTTCCTTGCAAATTCACAGTGCGAGAGGAAAATTTTGAAAGCTAAATATAATTGGTAGGAGATTAATTAAAGAAGAATTGCTTAGGATACTCCTTTTTTTTTTGTTTTTTTTTCATAAAAAGAGACTCCAACAAATAGTCCAAAATAAACTTTATCAAATAGTAAATATATTTCTCTAGGGCTAACTAACCGACTTTAGGTTTAGAGTTAACGGTGGGTTTTGAGAGTGAGGTTTAAAATTAAAAAAATAGAAAATAAATATTAAAATTTAAAAATAAAAATTATAAAAATAGTCTCAAAAGCACAAACTTTAAAAAGATTTTTTTCTAAAAAAATAGCAAAATAAAATTTCAAAAAATTTCAAAAAAATTAAAATTATAAAACATAATTTTTATTATTTTTATTTTTATTTTTTAACATTTATATATCTCATTAAGCAAATAGTAGAATAATATTGGGAAAATTGCTTTTTTAGAGCAAAAAAATAGAGACATTGTCCCATTAGACTAATCCCAAAATATAATTGTCTCATTAGGCTAATATTTTCGTAATTGCCTATTATAACCTTAAATTAACTTAATTAAAGGTAACAAATTAATTTAGTTTATTATTTATTATACGTTACAAAAAAATAGAAAAGGGGATGATTAATTTAATATTTTCGCGTCTCCTCTGTCTCATCGAGCTCGGAGCCATCCAACATCGCCTCCTCCGTCTCCTCCGTCGGTCGGAATCTACATCCACGTCGTTCTTCTCCAGTTTTTATCCTTGATAAGTTCCTTAACATTCAAAAGCTTTGTTTCCTTGAAATTGAAATCACTGAGCTTTGTTTCTCCGGCCTAATCTATTATTAATCTCTTCTTCTCCCATCAAAATTACAGGTCATATCGTCACTAGTCAACCAGACACCGACTCAAATCTCTCCGGGTCCGACATAAGTCTCTTCTTCTCCGGTATAATCTCGTGGCTCCGGCATACTCTCTTCGTCTCCGGCGTAATCTCTTCTTCAGTTCTTCTCCCATCCAAATCGAAGTTAACATACACACTTTTCAGTCCTAATTTGTTTTCATGGTATGAAATTTTTTTTTATTCTTCTTTGCATGTGTTTTGATCGTGGTTAGTCTCTGTAAAAAGCATATAGATTAGTGTTTATGTATATGTTCTTGTGTTCTTGTGAATCGATTTAAGAATGTAGGTGTTTTTTTTATGTGTTTGTGTTCTTGTTTGGTCTCTGTTAGCTTTGTTGTGTCTTGTTTCTTGATTATCATGTATGTTTGTGTTCTTGTTACCTTTCGGGATTGTTTATAGATTAGATTTTTCACAATGTTGTGTCTTCTTTGTATGTTGTTGAACCGTGTTTGATCTCTGTTAATCCCACCTTCTATAGCTTAGGACAGTTTCTTAACTCGTTTACACTCATGTCTCTTCATGTTTATCCCAAAATGTTTCTTAACTCGTTTACATCAAAGCATCCCTCTAGGCATGTGATTATTGCAATGTTCAAATGATTTGGTGCTGGTTTTGATGCAGGAGGAAGATCTGAACATGGAGAATGTCTACTATTCAGAGATGAACGATGTTGGATTCTTTGACCCCGATTGGGAATAATAAGAACCTATATACACAATGTGAAAAAGATTGTTTACAAATTGTCATCTTAGGGCCTACTCTTTGACTTATGTACGTGTTAATACAAGACTCCCTATACATGAGTGATATAAGGAACTTCTATCTCTCTCTCTCTTGCACGCATTTTGCCTAATCTCGCATTTGGCATTTCGATTTAAGAAATGAAAAGAACAAGGCTTCATGTGTAACCAAAAGTTTCAGTCGACAAATAGAGAGATCCATGGCATACAGTACTAGCAAAGAGTCGCTTTACTTGACATATTAAAAGAAAATGACTGAAAGATTATGAAAACAACAAACACAAAGCCTCAGATAGTCGGATCTCTTATACTAAATTACTTCTTGGATTGCACTCTCTTATACTAAATTACTTCTTGGCTTGCACGAGGTCATCAATGAGCTCAGCAGCTTCCTCCACTGAATCTTCTGTGATTTCTCTTCAGCCATTTCGATGTGAAACTCTTCCTCTAAGCCCATCACTATCTAAACCTGCAAAAAAACACTCCGTTAAGCAGTATTTAAAAAAACTCAACAAGTTATGTATTCACATAAGAGAATTTTCGATGAATTACCGTGTCAATAGAATCAGCTCCAATATCGGTGAATTTGGTTTCTCCAACGACCCTTTGATCGTCTTCGAGTGATAGCTGCTTCTTGACGATCTTAGACACTTTCTCAACTGTCTCTGGTTTGGCCTAATAAAACCAAATAGACAAAACCAATTCCCACACCCCATAATAGGCATAGATATGAATCATGGAAGACACTTTGAGAATTTTTTGTGAAATTTTTTGTCAAAAATCAAGGGGTTATTGAAGGGGTAGACACGTGTTCAAAGAAGACGTAGCCAGGTTTTTTTTTTGTGCAAAAAATCGATTTTTTTTTTAAATGGAAACAAAATATTTCCAAATATTTTCAAAAATCTACTTCCCATATTTTCGGAACTGCTCATACTTATCCGTAGAATCTGCATTCTACTATGTGTAAAATATAGTTAACCCGTTAGAAATCGATTTCTACAGCTTTTAGATTTTATGTAATGTGTAGATTGTAGGTTCTACATATTTTAGAATTGTATGCTAAGCGCGGAATGTGTATTCTAAATATTTTTAGATTACTGTTATTTTCGTAGATTTTGTATTCTAACTTAGTATTCTAACTTTAGTACATTTATTGAAAAACGTGGAAGACATATTTTAATCATTGTAGATCTAATGAAAAAATGTGGATTTTATTTTCTACTTTGTAGAATGTACATTCTATAGTCCGTAGAACGAAATTTGAAATTTTTATTTAAACATTTTTAGAACAAAAACAAATACCTCTAAATTGGTATAGGTATTTACAATGTAATTCCTATTTTTCCTAATTTTTTTGGTTTGTAAAACTATTTATTTGATTTATTTTTATAAATAAAAAGGGCATTATAGAAAAAAATGGACCAAATTTGAAATTAGTCTAATGGGACAATGTCTTTATTTTTTTGTCTATAAAAACAATTTTTCCAATAATATTTTGCTTCTTTAATGAAACTTTTTAGGTCATTTTCTTTTTTGAAAACCTTTTTGAAACAAAAACTTAAAAAAAAAAACTATTTGAGAGAATTGTTTTGAATCAAAATAAAAAAAAACAATAAAAAAAACACTATTGGTGTGATATACGTAATTATTAAAGAATTTTACTGACTTTGGTTGAGTTGCTTCAAATCAAAATTACAAAGAACAATTTGCATAGAATGGTGATTATATAAACAAAAATTGCAATTGGTAGAAAAAAATCAATTTTTTTTAAAGTTTTTCTTTTTATCATTTTCTTTTAGTTCGGATATCCTTCTCATGAGTTGTGATTAGAAGCACTTTCTATGCACAATTGACGGTCCAGATTCGTCGTACTCCGCTTTCGCAATCCACATCTATAAATTTACATAGCAATATTTATACCACAGAGAAAATGTTTAAAATGTTAATATTAAAAAAATGTTGATTATGTTTAAAATGTTTTTACCTGTTGGAAAGTGCTGAGTGAAGCCAATATAGAACCACCGATCCAAACACTGTACTTCCTCTCCGGTGGAGCCACAACC
This genomic interval from Brassica oleracea var. oleracea cultivar TO1000 chromosome C2, BOL, whole genome shotgun sequence contains the following:
- the LOC106324807 gene encoding methyl-CpG-binding domain-containing protein 6-like, coding for MSISTPSDHVTQPGSIPGDFPPDPLLSTGSFISSPTPAADGALGSSATQPPVQGGSEAIGMSDQVNPSPANSESKSRKRSAPLDNSWLPPGWRVEDKVRASGATAGSVDKYYLEPITGRKFRSRTEVLYYLEHGTTPKKGSKKAKNTGSSSDHLEGKGRNKSSRKAKETPALSPLNFDFENPPEEVSWCMGNAGEEAWTPFVGEGKVQDSVRRDWCTAFTVITTKNPSR